GATAGCCGCAAAAATTCTGCAGAATACCATGCACCTCGTGAAACGCCAGGCGACCTGGTATCGCAACGCGAAACCGCAACCAGAGAATACAAAAACAGTTGACCCGTCTTATGACAATGACCGAATTGCCGCGCTTGTCAAAGATTTTATCGGCCGGGTACCATGACCAAAAATAACCTGCAAGATTTCATATTGAACCAGATTCGCAAAGAGAAAATGGGCATCACCATCTATCTTTCGAACGGGGTGCCGATCAAGGGCAGGGTGGTCAGCTTTGACAATTTCACGATCGTGCTCGAGCACGACCACAAGCAGACGCTTGTCTACAAGCACGCGGTGACGACAATTTCGCCTGAAAAGCCGATAAAACTGCATAATCCCGAAGCCGGCTCTGAGGATGAATAGCCATTGTTCGGTGATTTTTTCAGAAGATCATTTCAGATTCTGACTCTGGCGGCGGTTGCTACCGTCATCTACCAGAATATTCTACTGGTGCCCGGCGGGCACGTCACTTTCTTACAGGCACAATATTCAGACTCGGGCATCGAGGGTACGGGGTTTTATGCCTACAACGCCGGATTCACCTTCGTTCCCAGCCTTTTTGTGCCGGGCAGATTTCGCCGCTACGATCTGCAGGTTTCACCGCGTGTTCAAGAAGTGAAACTGAAGCTGCCGTTACGCTTCAGCGCGTACCTGCGCATGAGCGACCTTTTTTACGTACAGGCCCGCCTGCGCGTCGAAGCCGAATTCAGCCGCGCTGACGCATTCACTGCACTCAAGGCGCTCGAATACCGCCCGCTCGAACGCGACAAATTTGTCGAAGAGCAGCTGCAGTTTCTGGCGGCCGAATTTTTTCTCGATGCAGTCGGTGACGAACGGGCATTGGCTACAGTCAAAAACCGGCTCGCGCAGTTTTTCAACAATACCAATCTGGCAGAAATTCAGGCGCGGCTCGACCGGCAGCTCAAGGGTAACTGGCTGAAACTCAAAACGGTCGACCTGCGCGACCTTTATGTGCCCGATAACGAACTCTACGCGGCCCAAACCCGAAACCTCGGCGAAGTGGCTGCGGCAGACCGGCGCGCGCTGCTCACGCAGATTGAACGCGAGGCCGATCTCGCGCTCGAACGCAAACGTAACCTTGAAGAATTCAACAAAGCCGAGAAAATGTCTGCGCTGATTGGCGAAAACCCCGACATTCTCGAGTACTATAAGATAGAAAAGATTGCCCCCCGTGCAGGCCAGGTGATACTGGACGCTTCAGCACGCGGCAATTCTGCGTACAAAGGTGAATTACCGAACAAAAAAAGGCGAGGCACAGATGGCAACAGCGAAAACAAAGGCGAAACCGGCGGAGAAATCATCCGCTAACAAGCCGGCAGAAAAGAACGGCGCGAAGCCCCTCGTCAAGCCGGGCAAAGTCACCAAAGAATTTGCCGCAAACGGCAAACCATTCGTCATGATCATGGCAGGCGGCTCGGGTACGCGCCTGTGGCCGATGAGCCGTGTCAGCCGCCC
The sequence above is a segment of the Turneriella parva DSM 21527 genome. Coding sequences within it:
- the hfq gene encoding RNA chaperone Hfq — encoded protein: MTKNNLQDFILNQIRKEKMGITIYLSNGVPIKGRVVSFDNFTIVLEHDHKQTLVYKHAVTTISPEKPIKLHNPEAGSEDE